TGTAGCCCCGGGGCCCCCGTCTCCGGTACGCCCGCGAATCGGGGTTCCGGCGCCGCGGAGGGCTCGGGCACCGCCGGGGCGGATCCTCCCGCGGGTACGGCTCCCTCCGCGGGCACGGCTGCCCCCGGGAGGCCGGGCTCGGGACCCGCCGGGGGCGGGGCGGGTTCCGCGAGGGCCTCCGGCAGGGTCACCGTGAACTCCGCGCCGCCGCCCGCCGCCGCGCCCACCCGTACGCCGCCCCCGTGGCGCTCCGCGAGCCGGCGCACCAGGGGGAGGCCCAGCCCGCGGCCGGCGCCGTGGGACGGCTTCCGCTTCGTGGACCAGCCCTCCGTGAAGACCGCCTCCCGGTGGTTCGACGGGACGCCCGGACCGGTGTCGCAGACCCGCAGCACCGCCGTGCGCCCCCGTGCCAGCAGCTCCACCTCGACCGCGGCGCCCCGTGATCCGGCCGCCGCGTCCACGGCGTTGTCCACGAGGTTGCCCACCACCGTCACCACCTCGCCCGGCGCGACCAACCGGTCGGGCAGCAGCGAGCCGGGGGAGACCCGCAGGGCCACGCCGCGCTCGGCCGCCACCGTGGCCTTGCCCACCAGCAGTGCCGCGACCAGCGGGTCGTGCACCTTCTCGGTGACCTGCTCGGCGGTGGCCCGCCGCACGCCCGCCACCTCGACCAGGTACTCCACCGCGTCGTCGTACATCTCCAACTGCAGCAGCCCCAGGAGGGTGTGCATCCGGTTGGCGTGCTCGTGGTCCTGTGCCCGCAGCGCGTCGATCAGGCCGTGCGTCGCGTCCAGCTCGCGCCCCAGCCGCTCCAGCTCCGTACGGTCCCGCAGGGTCACCACCGCGCCGCCGTCGTGCGTCGGCATCCGGTTCGCCACCAACACCCGCCGGCCCCGGACCGCCACCAGGTCCCCGCCCGTGACCCGGCCCCCCAGCACGTCCGCGGTACGGCCGCCGCCGAGCACCTCCTCCAGTGGCCGCCCGGTCACCTCGGGCCCGAGTTCCAGCAGCCGCTGCGCCTCGTCGTTGACCAGCCGGATGCGGCCGGCCCCGTCCAGCGCGACGACACCCTCGCGGATGCCGTGCAGCATCGCCTCCCGCTCGGCCAGCAGCGCCGCGATGTCGGAGAACGCCAGGTCCCGCGTCTGCCGCTGGATCCGCCGCGCGATCAGCCACGCGGCCAGCGCCCCCGCCGCCAGGGCACCGCCCGCGTACGCGAGCAGCGGGGGGATCGCCGCGAGGAACCGGCCCCGCACGCTGTCGTACGCGATGCCCACGGAGACCGCGCCGACGATCCGCCCGTCCCCGTCGCGCAGCGGCGCCTTGCCACGGGCCGCGCGCCCGAGCGTGCCGCTGTCGATCTCCAGGACGTCCCGGCCCGCCAGCACCCCGCTCGGGTCGGTCGACACCACCTCGCCGATCCTGGCGGGGTTCGGGTGGGACCAGCGGACGCCCCGCGCGTCCATCACCACCACGTACTCCGCGCCCGTGACGCGCCGGATCCGCTCGGCCTCCGCCTGGACCGGACCGTCCTCAGCGGGTGCCGACGACAGCAGCTCGCCGGCCAGCCGCGACGACGCCGTCGTCTGCGCGATCGCCAGCGCCCGCCGCATCGCCTGGTCGTCCAGCTGGCTGCTCAGCGGCGCCAGGAACAACCCCGTCACCAGGACCGTCACCCCGGCCGCCACCGCCAGCTGGATCAGCAGCACCTGCGAGAACACACGGCGCGGACGGCCGAACGGCAACCGGGCCGGCCGCGGCGGCCGGACGGGCGGGGAGCCGCGGGAGGGCGAGGGCGGAGGGAGGGCCGGGCACATGGCGGGACACGTTAGACGGCGCCGCCGCCAGGCGGAATGGCCGCCGCCACACCGGGCACCCGCCCGCCTATCCTGAGGAACCCTCCGTTCCTCCGCGGCCGAGTGAAAGGTGCCCCTTGAGCGTGCAGCAGATCCCCGTCGTCGTCCTCGCGGGATTCCTCGGGTCCGGCAAGACCACCCTGCTCAACCACCTCCTGCGCAGCGCCCGGGGCACCCGGATCGGCGTGATGGTCAACGACTTCGGCTCCATCGAGATCGATGCCATGACCGTCGCCGGCCAGGTCGGCTCGACGGTCTCCCTCGGCAACGGCTGCCTGTGCTGCGCCGTCGACACGAGCGAACTCGACACCTACCTGGACACGCTCACCCGGCCCGGCACGGGGCTCGACGTCATCGTCATCGAGGCCAGCGGCCTGGCCGAGCCGCAGGAGCTGGTCCGGATGATCCTCGCGAGCGACAACGCCCGGGTGGTGTACGGGGGGCTCGTCGAGGTCGTGGACGCCGCGGAGTTCGACGCGACCCGCGCCCGGCACCCGGAGACGGACCGGCACCTCGCCCTCGCCGACCTCGTCGTCGTCAACAAGGCCGACCGGGTGCCGGAGGCCGAGCTGCGGCGCGTCGTGGACGCCGTGACGGGCGTCGCCGACCGTGCCGCGGTGATCGTCGCGGCGCACGGGCGGGTCGACCCGGAGCTGCTCTTCGACCGGGCCGCCCGCTTCGAGGAGGGCCCGGACGGCGTCCGGCAGCTCTCCTTCGAGGACCTGTACGCCGACGCGTACGAACGCGACCACCGGGAGCACCCGCACGCCGCCTACGAGACGGTGTCGTTCACGGCGGGGGAGCCGATGCACCCGCGGCGGCTGATGGACTTCCTGGACTCGCGGCCCGAGGGGCTGTACCGGATCAAGGGGTTCGTCGACTTCGGCGCCGCCGACCCGGACCACCGGTACGCCGTCCACGCGGTGGGCCGCTTCCTGCGCTTCTACCCGCAGCCCTGGCCGCCGGGGGAGCGGCTGACCGAGCTCGTCCTGATCGGCTCCGGCACGGACGGCGCGGCCCTGCTGCGGGGCCTCGACGCCTGCCGGGTGGCGGGCCCGCACGACGTGCCGGAGGAACACGCCCTGTGGGGGGTCCTGCGGTACGTGCCCGAGCCCGATCCGGTCGACGGGGACCCGCGGGCCCCGCACCGGCCCTGCGCCGACCCGGAGGGTGCCGCCGCGACGGGCGGGGCCCCGGCGGCGGAGGGCGCCACGGCCCCCGAGCCCGTCCCCGACCCGGCGGCCTACGCCGACGTGGAGCCCGACCCGTACGCGGACCCGGACGCCTACGAGGACCCTGACCCTGACCCGTACGCGGATCCCGACGCCTACGCGGACCCGGACGCGTACGGGGACGCCCCCGACCCGCACCCCGAGCCGGACGCCCCCCACCCCGCCCCGTACGGCGGCGCACACCCCCCGTACGGCGCCTGACGGACGACGGCAGGGGACGCGCCGCCCACCACCCGGTGGGCGTCACGCCCCCTGCCCGTCACGCCCCTTGCGCGACGGGTCCCGCCAGTACTGCCACCGGCCTGACCAGCGGCGTGCCCGAGCCGTCCCGGCGCGGGTCGACGTCCGGCAGCTCGACCGGCATCCCGTTCTTCTGGGCCGCCTTGGCCGGCGCCGCGCCCGCCCAGGCCAGCACCAGCACGTCCTCGCCCTTCAGGAACCGCTGGCAGCGCACGCCGCCGGTCGCCCGCCCCTTGCGCGGGTACTGGTCGAACGGCGTCAGCTTCGCCGACGTACCGATCGAGGCGTCCAGCTGTCCGGTCGCGCCCGCCACCGTGAACACGAGGGCGTCCGCCGCCGGGTCGACCACGGTGAACGAGAGGACCCGCGCGCCCGCCGCCAGCTTGATCCCCGCCACGCCGCCCGCGGGACGGCCCTGCGGGCGCACCTGGGCGGCCTGGTAGCGCAGCAGCTGCGCGTCGGACGTGATGAAGACGAGGTCCTCCTCGCCGGTCCGCAGCTCGGCGCCGCCGACGACCCGGTCGCCCTCCTTGAGGGTGATGACCTCCAGCTCGTCCTTGTTCGCCGGGTAGTCGGGCACGACCCGCTTCACCACCCCCTGGAGCGTGCCCAGCGCGAGGCCGGGCGACGACTCGTCGAGCGTGGTGAGGCAGACGACCGTCTCGTCCTTCTCCAGCGTCAGGAACTCCGCCAGCGGCGCGCCACCCGAGAGGTTCGGCGCCGTCGCCGTGTCCGGCAGCTGCGGAAGGTCGATCACCGGGATGCGCAGCAGCCGCCCGCCGGACGTCACCGCGCCGACCGTGCCGCGCTGCGTCGCCGGCACGGCCGACACGATGACGTCGTGCTTCACGCGCTTGCCCTCGTCCTCCGGCAGCGGCTCGGCCGTCGCCGTGCGCGCCAGCAGGCCCGTCGAGGACAGCAGCACCCGGCACGGGTCGTCGGCGACCTCCAGCGGGACGGCCGCGGCGGGGGAGCCCGCCGACTGGAGCAGGACCGTGCGCCGCTCGGTGCCGAACTTCTTCGCCACGGTGGCCAGCTCCGACGAGACCAGCCGGCGCAGCTCCGCGTCCGACTCCAGGATGCGCGTCAGCTGCTCGATCTCGCCCTTCAGCCGGTCCCGCTCACCCTCCAGCTCCAGCCGGTCGAACTTGGTGAGGCGGCGCAGCGGCGTGTCGAGGATGTACTGGGTCTGGACGTCGCTCAGCGAGAACCGCTCGATCAGCCGCTCCTTGGCCTGCGCGGAGTTCTCGCTCGACCGGATCAGCCGGATCACCTCGTCGATGTCGATGAGCGCCACCAGCAGCCCCTCGACCAGGTGCAGCCGGTCCCGCTTCTTGCCGCGCCGGAACTCGCTGCGCCGCCGCACCACCTCGAAGCGGTGGTCCAGGTAGACCTCCAGCAGCTCCTTGAGGCCCAGCGTGAGGGGCTGGCCGTCGACCAGGGCGACGTTGTTGATGCCGAAGGACTCCTCCATCGGCGTCAGCTTGTACAGCTGCTCCAGCACGGCCTCGGGGACGAAGCCGTTCTTCACCTCGATGACCAGCCGCAGTCCGTGCTCGCGGTCGGTGAGGTCCTTGACGTCGGCGATGCCCTGGAGCTTCTTCGCGCCGACCAGGTCCTTGATCTTGGCGATGACCTTCTCCGGGCCGACCGCGAACGGCAGCTCCGTGACGACGAGGCCCTTGCGGCGCGCCGTCACGTTCTCCACCGTCACCGTCGCGCGGATCTTGAACGAGCCGCGGCCCGACGCGTACGCGTCCCGGATGCCCGAGAGGCCCACGATCCGGCCGCCGGTCGGCAGGTCCGGGCCGGGCACGAAGCGCATGAGCGTCTCGAGGTCGGCGCCGGGGTGCTTGATCAGGTGCCGGGCGGCGGCGATGACCTCGCCCAGGTTGTGCGGGGGCATGTTGGTGGCCATGCCGACGGCGATCCCGGAGGCGCCGTTGACCAGCAGGTTCGGGAAGGCGGCGGGGAGGGCGATCGGTTCGCGCTCCTGCCCGTCGTAGTTCGGGACGAAGTCGACGGTGTCCTCTTCGATCGACTCCGTCATCAGGGACGTCGCGTCGGCCATCCGGCACTCGGTGTACCGCATGGCCGCCGGCGGGTCGTCGTTGCCGAGGGAACCGAAGTTGCCGTGGCCGTCGACGAGGGGCACGCGCATCGAGAAGGGCTGCGCCATGCGCACCAGCGCGTCGTAGATCGACGCGTCACCGTGCGGGTGGAGCTTGCCCATCACCTCACCGACGACCCGGGCGCACTTGACGAAGCCGCGCTCGGGACGCAGCCCCATCTCGTTCATCTGGTAGACGATCCGGCGGTGCACGGGCTTCATGCCGTCCCGTGCGTCCGGCAGGGCCCGGGAGTAGATCACCGAGTACGCGTACTCGAGGAAGGAGCCCTGCATCTCGTCGACGACGTCGATGTCGAGGATGCGCTCCTCGAAGTCGTCGGGCGGCGCGGTCTTCGTGCTGCGGCGGGCCATCGCTGCTGCGGCTCCTTCACCAAGGTGGATCTGACGCCGACCATTGTGGACCGTCCCACTGACAGGACCGACCGCGACCCGGAAGAGGGACCCCGCAGCTTGCCGGGAACTTCGCCGCGCGGTGGCGCGCTTGCATACAGTGGCAGGACTTTTCCATGACGCGATCGAAGGGACGTACATGCCCATGGGTCACACGGCCACGGCCGAGGCCGGCTCCGGCGGCCTGACAGCGACCGAGCACCGGCTGGCCAACGGCCTGCGCGTGGTGCTCTCCGAGGACCACCTGACCCCGGTCGCCGCGGTGTGCCTCTGGTACGACGTCGGCTCCCGCCACGAGGTCAAGGGCCGCACCGGCCTGGCGCACCTCTTCGAGCACCTGATGTTCCAGGGTTCCCAGCAGGTCCGGGGGAACGGGCACTTCGAGCTGGTGCAGGGCGCCGGCGGCTCGCTCAACGGCACCACCAGCTTCGAGCGCACCAACTACTTCGAGACCATGCCCGCCCACCAGCTGGAGCTCGCGCTCTGGCTGGAGGCCGACCGCATGGGCTCCCTGCTCGCCGCCCTGGACGACGACTCGATGGAGAACCAGCGGGACGTCGTCAAGAACGAGCGCCGCCAGCGGTACGACAACGTCCCGTACGGCACCGCGTTCGAGCGGCTGACGGCCCTCGCCTACCCGGACGGCCACCCCTACCACCACACGCCGATCGGCTCGATGGCGGACCTGGACGCGGCCACCCTCGACGACGCCCGCGCCTTCTTCCGCACGTACTACGCGCCGAACAACGCCGTGCTGTCCGTCGCCGGCGACATCGACCCGGAGCAGACGCTCGCCTGGGTCGAGAAGTACTTCGGCTCCATCCCGGCCCACGACGGCAAGCCCGCCCCGCGGGACGGCACGCTGCCGGACGTCATCGGCGAGCAGCTCCGCCAGGTCGTCGAGGAGGACGTCCCCGCGCGCGCCCTGATGGCCGCCTACCGCCTCCCGCACGATGGCACGCGCGCGTGCGACGCCGCCGACCTCGCGCTGACCGTCCTGGGCGGCGGCGAGTCGTCCCGGCTGCACAACCGGCTCGTCCGTCGCGACCGCACCGCCGTCGGCGCGGGCTTCGGCTTGCTGCGGCTGGCCGGCGCCCCCTCGCTCGGCTGGCTGGACGTCAAGACGTCCGCCGGCGTGGAGGTGCCGGAGATCGAGGCGGCCGTGGACGAGGAGCTCGCCCGGTTCGCCGCCGAGGGCCCCACGGCCGAGGAGATGGAGCGGGCCCAGGCGCAGCTGGAGCGCGAGTGGCTGGACCGCCTCGGCACGGTCGCCGGCCGCGCGGACGAACTGTGCCGCTTCGCCGTCCTCTTCGGTGACCCGCAGCTCGCCCTCACCGCCGTCCAGCGCGTCCTGGACGTCACCGCGGACGAGGTCCGGGAGGTCGCCGCCCAGCGGCTGCGCCCGGACAACCGCGCGGTGCTCGTCTACGAGCCCGCCAAGGGCGCCGACGGCGACCCGACCGACAGCGACGACGAGGAGGGTACGGACCAGTGAGCGACGCTGCCGTGTCTCTGACCAGCATGGAATTCCACCCGCAGCCGCAGGCCGGCGCGCCCCGCGTGTGGGCCTTCCCCGCCCCGGAGCGGGGCCGGTTGGACAACGGGCTGACCGTCCTGCGCTGCCACCGTCCCGGCCAGCAGGTCGTCGCCGTGGAGATCGTCCTGGACGCCCCGCTGGACGCCGAGCCGGAGGGCCTCGACGGCGTCGCCACGATCATGGCGCGCGCCCTGTCCGAGGGCACCGACAAGCACTCCGCGGAGGAGTTCGCCGCGGAGCTGGAGCGCTGCGGCGCGACGCTCGACGCGCACGCCGACCACCCGGGCGTGCGGGTCTCGCTGGAGGTGCCGGCCTCCCGGCTGCACAAGGCCCTCGGGCTGCTCGCCGAGGCGCTGCGGGCCCCCGCCTTCGTCGACGGCGAGGTCGAGCGCCTCGTGCGGAACCGGCTCGACGAAATCCCGCACGAGACGGCCAATCCGGCGCGCCGCGCCGCCAAGCAGCTCTCCGCCGAGCTGTTCCCGGCCACCTCGCGCATGTCCCGCCCCCGTCAGGGCTCCGAGGACACCGTCGCCCGGATCGACGCCGCGGCCGTGCGCGCCTTCTACGAGGCCCACGTCCGTCCCGCGTCGGCGACGGCGGTCGTCGTCGGCGACCTGACCGGGATCGACCTGGACGCCGTCCTCGCCGACACGCTCGGCGCGTGGACGGGCGACGCGCCCCGGGAGCGCGCCGCGTCGGCCGTCACCGCCGACGACACCGGTCGCGTCGTCATCGTGGACCGGCCGGGAGCCGTGCAGACGCAGCTGCTCATCGGCCGCGTCGGCCCCGACCGGCACGACAGCGTGTGGCCGGCCCAGATCGTCGGCACGTACTGCCTGGGCGGCACCCTCACCTCGCGCCTGGACCGCGTCCTGCGCGAGGAGAAGGGCTACACCTACGGCGTGCGGGCCTTCGGCCAGGTCCTGCGGTCGCTGCCGGACGGTTCGGGCGCGGCGATGCTCGCCATCAGCGGCTCGGTGGACACCCCCAACACCGGCCCCGCCCTGGAGGACCTGTGGAAGGTGCTGCGGACCCTCGCGGCCGAGGGGCTGACCGACGCGGAGCGTGACGCCGCCGTGCACAACCTGGTGGGCGTCGCGCCGCTCAAGTACGAGACGGCGGCGTCCGTCGCGGCCACGCTCGCCGACCAGGTGGAGCAGCACCTCCCGGACGACTTCCAGGCCCGGCTGTACCAGCGCTTGGACGCGACGGGCACGGTGGAGGCCACGGCCGCGGTCGTGAGCGCCTTCCCGCAGGACCGCCTCGTCACCGTGCTCGTGGGTGACGCCGCGCGGATCAAGGCGCCGGTGGAGGCGCTCGGCATCGGTGAAGTCACCGTCGTCGCCGGCTGATTGACACCCGGTCCGGAGCCGCGGCGCGCGGAACCTCGGGTTCCCGCCGGCCCCGGCACTCGGAGGGGCACACGGAGCCCCGGCGTCCCCAGGGATGCCGGGGCTCCTCCCTTCCTCGGCCGGGTGTCCGTTTTGTGGGCAAGGTGGGGTGTCTGCACTGTGGCGTGCGCTACAAAAAACCGTGTCCGTTTGGTTATTGGAAGATCAGCCACTTAGCGTCTTAGTCGCTGTCCGCCCGCATGATCCGCCGCACCCGCGGCATCGGGCAGCGATCGCCGAATCCCCGTCAGGCGCGAGCCTGGGGAACCGGGGACCCACCGTCCCCTGGGGTGAATCGGACGCCTTCGCCACCGCGCGGAGGGGCCCGTAGGAGACCTTCCTGCTCCGAACCCGTCAGCTAACCCGGTAGGCGAGAGGGAAGGAAAGGACACATCCACTTCATGGCGTTCACCCGTGCCGCCGGGAAGCACCGCGCCCCCAGCCGTCTGAGCCGCAAGAGCGCCCACGCCGCCGGCGTCGCCGCACTCGCCACCTCCGGCGTCATCGGAACCCTCGCGTCCCCGGCCTTCGCCGCCGAGGCCGACCGGACCGCGGCCCCGGAGGACGCCGGGCTCACCACCGCCATCGCCGACTACGAACTGGCCGACGAGGTCGCGGACCAGGCGTCGGCGCAGGAGCTGGCCGCCGAGGTCGCCGAGCGCCAGGCGGAGGCCGAGATGGCCGCCAAGCGCAACGCCGAGGCCCGCGCCGAGGCGGCCCGCAAGGCCGAGGCCCGCGCCGAGGCCGCCCGCGAGGCGCAGGAGCGCGCCGACCGCGAGGCCGAGCGCAAGCGTCTGAACAGCTTCACGCTGCCCGTCGCCGGCTCGTACGTCTCCACCGCCTACCAGTCGGGCGGCGCGCTGTGGTCCTCCGGCAGCCACTCCGGTGTCGACTTCCACGCCGCCTACGGCTCCACCGTCGTCTCCGTGGGCCTCGGCACCGTCGTCGAGGCCGGCTGGGGCGGCGCCTACGGCAACAACGTCGTCATCCGCATGAACGACGGCACCTACACCCAGTACGGCCACCTCGCCTCGGTCAGCGTCTCCGTCGGCCAGAGCGTCGCGCCGGGCCAGCAGATCGGCGTCTCCGGTTCCACC
This portion of the Streptomyces changanensis genome encodes:
- a CDS encoding sensor histidine kinase, with product MCPALPPPSPSRGSPPVRPPRPARLPFGRPRRVFSQVLLIQLAVAAGVTVLVTGLFLAPLSSQLDDQAMRRALAIAQTTASSRLAGELLSSAPAEDGPVQAEAERIRRVTGAEYVVVMDARGVRWSHPNPARIGEVVSTDPSGVLAGRDVLEIDSGTLGRAARGKAPLRDGDGRIVGAVSVGIAYDSVRGRFLAAIPPLLAYAGGALAAGALAAWLIARRIQRQTRDLAFSDIAALLAEREAMLHGIREGVVALDGAGRIRLVNDEAQRLLELGPEVTGRPLEEVLGGGRTADVLGGRVTGGDLVAVRGRRVLVANRMPTHDGGAVVTLRDRTELERLGRELDATHGLIDALRAQDHEHANRMHTLLGLLQLEMYDDAVEYLVEVAGVRRATAEQVTEKVHDPLVAALLVGKATVAAERGVALRVSPGSLLPDRLVAPGEVVTVVGNLVDNAVDAAAGSRGAAVEVELLARGRTAVLRVCDTGPGVPSNHREAVFTEGWSTKRKPSHGAGRGLGLPLVRRLAERHGGGVRVGAAAGGGAEFTVTLPEALAEPAPPPAGPEPGLPGAAVPAEGAVPAGGSAPAVPEPSAAPEPRFAGVPETGAPGLQVPEPPAVPGPPPGLPGEATPCPGPGSGPGTVGAPAPDPAAGPGACP
- a CDS encoding M23 family metallopeptidase, which gives rise to MAFTRAAGKHRAPSRLSRKSAHAAGVAALATSGVIGTLASPAFAAEADRTAAPEDAGLTTAIADYELADEVADQASAQELAAEVAERQAEAEMAAKRNAEARAEAARKAEARAEAAREAQERADREAERKRLNSFTLPVAGSYVSTAYQSGGALWSSGSHSGVDFHAAYGSTVVSVGLGTVVEAGWGGAYGNNVVIRMNDGTYTQYGHLASVSVSVGQSVAPGQQIGVSGSTGNSTGPHLHFEARTSAEYGSDIDPVSYLRARGVNV
- a CDS encoding DNA gyrase/topoisomerase IV subunit A, translated to MARRSTKTAPPDDFEERILDIDVVDEMQGSFLEYAYSVIYSRALPDARDGMKPVHRRIVYQMNEMGLRPERGFVKCARVVGEVMGKLHPHGDASIYDALVRMAQPFSMRVPLVDGHGNFGSLGNDDPPAAMRYTECRMADATSLMTESIEEDTVDFVPNYDGQEREPIALPAAFPNLLVNGASGIAVGMATNMPPHNLGEVIAAARHLIKHPGADLETLMRFVPGPDLPTGGRIVGLSGIRDAYASGRGSFKIRATVTVENVTARRKGLVVTELPFAVGPEKVIAKIKDLVGAKKLQGIADVKDLTDREHGLRLVIEVKNGFVPEAVLEQLYKLTPMEESFGINNVALVDGQPLTLGLKELLEVYLDHRFEVVRRRSEFRRGKKRDRLHLVEGLLVALIDIDEVIRLIRSSENSAQAKERLIERFSLSDVQTQYILDTPLRRLTKFDRLELEGERDRLKGEIEQLTRILESDAELRRLVSSELATVAKKFGTERRTVLLQSAGSPAAAVPLEVADDPCRVLLSSTGLLARTATAEPLPEDEGKRVKHDVIVSAVPATQRGTVGAVTSGGRLLRIPVIDLPQLPDTATAPNLSGGAPLAEFLTLEKDETVVCLTTLDESSPGLALGTLQGVVKRVVPDYPANKDELEVITLKEGDRVVGGAELRTGEEDLVFITSDAQLLRYQAAQVRPQGRPAGGVAGIKLAAGARVLSFTVVDPAADALVFTVAGATGQLDASIGTSAKLTPFDQYPRKGRATGGVRCQRFLKGEDVLVLAWAGAAPAKAAQKNGMPVELPDVDPRRDGSGTPLVRPVAVLAGPVAQGA
- a CDS encoding M16 family metallopeptidase, encoding MEFHPQPQAGAPRVWAFPAPERGRLDNGLTVLRCHRPGQQVVAVEIVLDAPLDAEPEGLDGVATIMARALSEGTDKHSAEEFAAELERCGATLDAHADHPGVRVSLEVPASRLHKALGLLAEALRAPAFVDGEVERLVRNRLDEIPHETANPARRAAKQLSAELFPATSRMSRPRQGSEDTVARIDAAAVRAFYEAHVRPASATAVVVGDLTGIDLDAVLADTLGAWTGDAPRERAASAVTADDTGRVVIVDRPGAVQTQLLIGRVGPDRHDSVWPAQIVGTYCLGGTLTSRLDRVLREEKGYTYGVRAFGQVLRSLPDGSGAAMLAISGSVDTPNTGPALEDLWKVLRTLAAEGLTDAERDAAVHNLVGVAPLKYETAASVAATLADQVEQHLPDDFQARLYQRLDATGTVEATAAVVSAFPQDRLVTVLVGDAARIKAPVEALGIGEVTVVAG
- a CDS encoding M16 family metallopeptidase, producing MGHTATAEAGSGGLTATEHRLANGLRVVLSEDHLTPVAAVCLWYDVGSRHEVKGRTGLAHLFEHLMFQGSQQVRGNGHFELVQGAGGSLNGTTSFERTNYFETMPAHQLELALWLEADRMGSLLAALDDDSMENQRDVVKNERRQRYDNVPYGTAFERLTALAYPDGHPYHHTPIGSMADLDAATLDDARAFFRTYYAPNNAVLSVAGDIDPEQTLAWVEKYFGSIPAHDGKPAPRDGTLPDVIGEQLRQVVEEDVPARALMAAYRLPHDGTRACDAADLALTVLGGGESSRLHNRLVRRDRTAVGAGFGLLRLAGAPSLGWLDVKTSAGVEVPEIEAAVDEELARFAAEGPTAEEMERAQAQLEREWLDRLGTVAGRADELCRFAVLFGDPQLALTAVQRVLDVTADEVREVAAQRLRPDNRAVLVYEPAKGADGDPTDSDDEEGTDQ